TTCTGCCTAACCTTGATATACGGTATGAACCCTTTATCAGTCATTCTCATCACCATCTTCCCTGCCAAAATGTATTCCCTAACCTCCAAGCAACCCTCGACCAACACCTCGTAAGTCTCAAATTCCACAGGGTAATCTCGGCTTTCGACAAACTCAATCATCTCAATGGCTTTCCAGATTTCCCTATTGGCTCTCAACGCTGCTACCACTTTTGTCAGCATCCCTTTCCGCGGAGATATTCCAGCTTTGCTCACCATCTCCTTGACAATCTTCACCACATCGCTGGTCTTTCTAGCCAAACACATTGAATTAATCACCGCACCGTAACTTTCTATATCAGGTATACAACCAGCTCCACCCATTTCCTCAACAACTCTAACCGCTTCATCCAACTTATCAACAGCACAGAGTGATGACACTAAGTAATTGCAGGTTCCAGTGTCAGGACTATACCCAATCAACTTCATCTCATTAATAATCTCCACAACAGACTGAGATCCTCTTCCTCGCCGTTCGAGCCAAGCGTCAGACAGAAGGAGGTGAGTCTGAGTATTAGGAAGACAGCCAGAACGAAGAGTGCGCTGTAAAATCGCAAAGGACAAAGGAAGTGGATCTGAGCTCTGAAGGCAGTAAGTGAGGAGGCTAGAGTAGACAATCTTGGGGAGAGAACGAGGCCTCACGGGCACGAAACTCTGGAGGATTTCGTCAATGACTCTGATTCTATGGTGATGATGGAAAGCAGAGAGGAAAGAGAAGAGCTTTGAGTTCTGGTAAGGCTCTTTGAGCGAGACAACGAGATGAGGGATCTGGAGATACTCTTTTGTTTCGACGGCGCATTTGATAGCCTTCTCAACAGCTTCAAAGGAAGAGACTTGCCGAGAAAATGGAGTAAAGGAGCGAGAGTAAGCAAGAGGTTTTCGCAAATGAGTCAAACGAAATGCCATTAGGCAACTCCAGAGATCTGATTGGATGTAAAGTCTTCAACTTGACATCGTAAAATCAAAACCTGGAACAGAAAGTACACATA
This region of Brassica napus cultivar Da-Ae chromosome C5, Da-Ae, whole genome shotgun sequence genomic DNA includes:
- the LOC106397744 gene encoding pentatricopeptide repeat-containing protein At1g06270: MAFRLTHLRKPLAYSRSFTPFSRQVSSFEAVEKAIKCAVETKEYLQIPHLVVSLKEPYQNSKLFSFLSAFHHHHRIRVIDEILQSFVPVRPRSLPKIVYSSLLTYCLQSSDPLPLSFAILQRTLRSGCLPNTQTHLLLSDAWLERRGRGSQSVVEIINEMKLIGYSPDTGTCNYLVSSLCAVDKLDEAVRVVEEMGGAGCIPDIESYGAVINSMCLARKTSDVVKIVKEMVSKAGISPRKGMLTKVVAALRANREIWKAIEMIEFVESRDYPVEFETYEVLVEGCLEVREYILAGKMVMRMTDKGFIPYIKVRQKVVERLISIGEWKLACTVRQRLAELKS